Proteins encoded together in one Micromonospora auratinigra window:
- a CDS encoding UDP-glucose dehydrogenase family protein, giving the protein MTIPYPNSQPVPAIAAVTPPSGAARPRVTFLGTGYLGATYAICYAELGYEVLGFDVDADKIAKLNAGEVPIHEPGLDELLRRNLAAGRLRFSTDIQETADFGDVHFICVGTPQRADGMGADLSYVEASVTSLAQHLSRKSLIVGKSTVPVGTAEWVEQLVGKHTPADLGVEVAWSPEFLQEGFAVDDVLRPNRIVVGVKSEWANGMLYAAHKGVFDLAATEDREVPLVVTDFATAELVKVAANAFLATKISFINAMAEVCEAAGGDVTQLARSIGYDPRIGNRFLQAGLGFGGACLPKDIRAFQARAQELGAGEALRFLHEVDLINLRRRTRVVQLAADLLGRRSGPAGPDLSGTRVAVLGATFKPNTDDVRDAPALAVAALLGKAGAEVHVFDPQGMENARRAVPELTYETTMTDAVRDADLVCVLTEWAEFRNADPVALGELVNGRRVVDGRNCLDSTLWTQAGWEYRGMGRP; this is encoded by the coding sequence GTGACGATCCCGTACCCGAACAGCCAGCCGGTACCGGCCATCGCGGCGGTGACCCCGCCGTCGGGTGCCGCCCGTCCCCGGGTGACCTTCCTGGGCACCGGATACCTCGGTGCGACGTACGCCATCTGCTATGCCGAACTGGGCTACGAGGTGCTCGGCTTCGACGTGGACGCCGACAAGATCGCCAAGCTGAACGCGGGCGAGGTGCCGATCCACGAGCCCGGCCTGGACGAGCTGCTGCGGCGCAACCTGGCCGCCGGCCGGCTGCGCTTCAGCACCGACATCCAGGAGACCGCCGACTTCGGTGACGTGCACTTCATCTGCGTCGGCACCCCCCAGCGGGCCGACGGGATGGGCGCCGACCTGTCGTACGTCGAGGCGTCGGTGACCAGCCTGGCCCAGCACCTGAGCCGCAAGTCGCTGATCGTCGGCAAGTCCACCGTCCCGGTCGGCACCGCCGAGTGGGTGGAGCAGCTGGTCGGCAAGCACACCCCGGCCGACCTGGGCGTCGAGGTGGCGTGGAGCCCCGAGTTCCTCCAGGAGGGCTTCGCCGTCGACGACGTGCTGCGGCCCAACCGGATCGTGGTCGGCGTCAAGAGCGAGTGGGCCAACGGCATGCTCTACGCCGCCCACAAGGGCGTCTTCGACCTGGCCGCCACCGAGGACCGCGAAGTGCCCCTGGTGGTCACCGACTTCGCCACCGCCGAACTGGTCAAGGTCGCCGCGAACGCCTTCCTCGCCACCAAGATCTCCTTCATCAACGCGATGGCCGAGGTCTGCGAGGCCGCCGGCGGCGACGTCACCCAGCTGGCCCGCTCCATCGGGTACGACCCCCGCATCGGCAACCGGTTCCTCCAGGCCGGCCTCGGCTTCGGCGGCGCCTGCCTGCCCAAGGACATCCGGGCCTTCCAGGCCCGCGCGCAGGAGCTGGGCGCCGGTGAGGCGCTGCGCTTCCTGCACGAGGTCGACCTGATCAACCTGCGGCGGCGGACCCGGGTGGTGCAGCTCGCCGCCGACCTGCTCGGCCGCCGCTCCGGCCCGGCCGGCCCGGATCTCTCCGGCACCCGGGTCGCGGTGCTCGGCGCCACCTTCAAGCCCAACACCGACGACGTCCGCGACGCCCCGGCGCTCGCCGTCGCCGCGCTGCTCGGCAAGGCCGGCGCCGAGGTGCACGTCTTCGACCCGCAGGGGATGGAGAACGCCCGCCGGGCGGTGCCGGAGCTGACGTACGAGACGACCATGACCGACGCGGTCCGCGACGCCGACCTGGTCTGCGTGCTCACCGAGTGGGCCGAGTTCCGCAACGCCGACCCGGTCGCCCTCGGCGAGCTGGTCAACGGCCGCCGGGTGGTCGACGGCCGCAACTGCCTGGACTCGACACTGTGGACCCAGGCGGGTTGGGAGTACCGCGGCATGGGCCGCCCCTGA
- a CDS encoding acyl-CoA dehydrogenase family protein — MAAEQSFDVYRLPEEHDAIREAVREVCAAKVAPHAAEADETGEFPKASYDALRAADFHAPHIPVEYGGAGADALATAIVIEEVARACASSSLIPAVNKLGTMPLLLAGSEELKRKYLTPVAAGDAMFSYCLSEPEAGSDAASMTTKAVRDGDHWVLNGVKRWITNAGVSEYYTVFAVTDPTARSRGISAFVVEKSDAGVSFGAPEKKLGIKGSPTREVYFDNVRIPADRMIGAEGTGFATAMKTLDHTRVTIAAQAVGIAQGALDYAKGYVQERKQFGKAVAEFQGIQFMIADMGMKLEAARQLTYTAAGKSERGDADLTYFGAAAKCFASDAAMEITTDAVQLLGGYGYTRDYPVERMMRDAKITQIYEGTNQVQRIVMARQLLKG; from the coding sequence ATGGCCGCAGAGCAGTCGTTCGACGTTTACCGCCTGCCTGAGGAGCACGACGCGATCCGGGAGGCGGTCCGTGAGGTCTGTGCGGCCAAGGTGGCTCCGCACGCCGCCGAGGCGGACGAGACCGGTGAGTTCCCGAAGGCGTCGTACGACGCGCTGCGGGCCGCCGACTTCCACGCCCCGCACATCCCCGTCGAGTACGGCGGCGCCGGCGCGGACGCCCTGGCCACCGCGATCGTGATCGAGGAGGTGGCCCGCGCCTGCGCCTCCTCCTCGCTGATCCCGGCGGTCAACAAGTTGGGCACCATGCCGCTGCTGCTGGCCGGCTCCGAGGAGCTGAAGCGCAAGTACCTGACCCCGGTCGCCGCGGGTGACGCGATGTTCTCGTACTGCCTCTCCGAGCCGGAGGCGGGCAGCGACGCGGCCTCGATGACCACCAAGGCGGTCCGCGACGGCGACCACTGGGTGCTCAACGGCGTGAAGCGGTGGATCACCAACGCGGGCGTCTCCGAGTACTACACCGTCTTCGCGGTGACCGATCCGACGGCCCGCTCCCGGGGCATCTCGGCCTTCGTGGTGGAGAAGTCCGACGCCGGGGTGAGCTTCGGTGCGCCCGAGAAGAAGCTGGGCATCAAGGGTTCGCCGACCCGCGAGGTCTACTTCGACAACGTGCGCATCCCGGCCGACCGCATGATCGGCGCCGAGGGCACCGGCTTCGCCACCGCGATGAAGACCCTGGACCACACCCGGGTCACCATCGCCGCGCAGGCGGTCGGCATCGCGCAGGGCGCGCTGGACTACGCCAAGGGGTACGTCCAGGAGCGCAAGCAGTTCGGCAAGGCGGTCGCCGAGTTCCAGGGCATCCAGTTCATGATCGCCGACATGGGGATGAAGCTGGAGGCGGCCCGGCAGCTCACGTACACCGCCGCCGGGAAGTCCGAGCGGGGTGACGCCGATCTCACCTACTTCGGGGCCGCCGCGAAGTGCTTCGCCTCGGACGCCGCGATGGAGATCACCACCGACGCCGTGCAGCTGCTCGGCGGCTACGGCTACACCCGCGACTACCCGGTCGAGCGGATGATGCGGGACGCCAAGATCACCCAGATCTACGAGGGCACCAACCAGGTGCAGCGCATCGTCATGGCGCGGCAGCTGCTCAAGGGCTGA